The Polyodon spathula isolate WHYD16114869_AA chromosome 21, ASM1765450v1, whole genome shotgun sequence genome contains the following window.
GAAACTCCTACAATATATGTGTGCCTCGTACGTATGGGTGCGGGTTATACGTTATTACAATCATACAGCACTCGAAGTTGCAGTTACTAAAATCTATACAAAAACTCTATCCAACCAAACAAAGGTAGAAAACAGAGATTTATTCACGCATTATTGAAATCCCTGAAACGGTTTATTATAAAAAGTGTGATTTGTTACAAAAATACAAGGTGCTTTTatgattaaacaaatgtgcaGGGGCTCAAGCGGGATGAATGGGTGAGGTGGTAATTACACGCAGTGGACAAAACAAAAACGTCCATCGACAAAGCTTTCTGACCTCCCTCTGTTTATCTTGCCGAAGCTTGTACATTGACACGCTTTCTTCAAAGACGAAATCCTCCATTTCCCAGCGCATGTTCGGAATCCTTTCAGCGCAGGAAGTCCTGCTGACAGCGTTGTTGGTGTTGGTTTCTTAGCAACGCTGCAGCAAAGTGAAAAGAGGGGAGGTAGCGTCTTTTGTTTCTTAAAGGTAGGGTGtccctttatataaaaaaataaataaataaataagtttccAGGATAACAGGTCTCACCAGAGGAGGGTTGCGAATGACTAATGATTCACCTGCTATGCGTGTCTCACCCACATAACTAAGAAAGATTAAAGCTGATTAATTTGTCAGGCATGCACATTTCAGTAGTTAGATTTGTTAAGAGTTGTTGAgttgcatttatttctttatttgttttgaattcgcttttttctgttctttgtaGTAACGATGGCAAACGTTGCCTGAATCTATTCATCTCAACTGTGATCAATATTGttgcatttacagttttttttgtttttaatcagtaagGTCAGTCTTTCACTAGTTCTGGTACATGTGCAGTTGCACTAGTTTAATTTACTGTGTAATTGCCCTTACCAACgtatcttcaatggcaatgcagacagtcaCGTTACCATGGGTATGAAACCCTAGCGCAATGTGCAGTCACGATGGATGACTGGAACTACCGCGTCTTCATACTTTGTCATACCAATGGTATAAGAATGGTATGAACCAGCACACCCTGGTCAGGCAGTGCCATGGTATCATACGCTTCATAGCAGTATCAGGCATGCTACTGTAGCACGATCCCCTTGCAAAATTTGCATAATAGTGCCATTCAAGCTGTTCTTTAATTCTGTTTGAATTCTGAGTGTCAGCTGTCCTTTACTGTATAACCGTGCTGCGACGTTGAACTACTAGAGATTAGTTTGAACATGCTGTTGAATTTTAAAGAGGGACTGAGTACCATCTATGTTTCTTTGCTGTTTAATACACTGCTATGTGTTCTGTATGACTCTCAGTTCTTGTCAATAACTGTTCAACTAAAACATGATGTTAAAAAGACATCCACAAGGTTGTCTCATGGTGAAATTTGTCTTTAGATTTGACTGAGTTTTTATTTCGTATGCAGCTACACTGTTTGTTCCTTTGATAAACAGTGTACTGCTGAAGTCGGGGGTGTGTACGTGCTGGGAGTGAACAAGCTCACTAGATTCCTCACGGAAACATCACCCGGTTACCAAAAGAACAGGTAAATCCAGGTAAATCCAGTAAATATGTCTGCTTTCAAACTATAGCACAATGCAGTCTAAGCACTCTACAGACACGgttattatacagtgtgtaacAGAAGCATTTAAAGGTGAAGCTTATACATTCTTTTTATATGGggaatttatataataataactgtgCTTGCTAGTACATTCTTACATTAGCCTTCATCTATAATCAGTTATTGACAGATTTGTTTGACCTCTGAAAACttcctgcagcagcaggagggtATGACTACGCTTGGTAAGGTCAATTTCAGCTCCACGAAGCAACACAGAGATGTTTGTATGCTGACAAAATGTACAAGAGACGCCTGTATTTTTAAAGCAGACTATTCATTTATAATAAGTAGTAAACACTGCTCtctggaagtctttctcaattaATTCAATAGTGTTTTTTACTCTGTATTCACAAGTTCATCTATGCAAGTGTCTAAGccggttttaaaatgtaaatgtggaaCCCCAAATCAGAACCGTGTATGTTAAGTAGTGGAAAGGGCTTTTTAGGTCTTGATCTTCACGACTTTTAGTCAAGTATGTGCACCAGAAACGTACCTAACCCATAATGAGTACACCACACAGAGACAATTAAAGAAGGCTGCAGTGTAATAAATACAAAGCCAATATAATCGGTATCTCAAATACAGGTCGTTGACTAATACAAGAACAATACAGCAACAGATTCGTTTAAATACAGGGAAGCGTTTTCCagcaaatatatacatacattacttTGATAATAGGCACGAATCGCATTTATGTAAAGAGCTTTGGAAAAAGCCATGTCTAGACAGTTGAATAAAGTTAAgatataatgcattttttatgaTGCCCACGTTCATATTAATTCGTAGCTAGCCTGCACAGGATAGCCAAGGCGGTTATCCAAACAGGATTCCAGTCTGACCAATTCCAAGTCACATCTGTGGGACTTGAGTGGATAGTCACGAAACATTTTCCTCAGGGAAACATTtcagcatgcattttttttcatgaaaaataacaagtttactgtaAAATATTCCTTACTGTACATAAAACTGTATCCATAAAATATTTTTGCTTACCCTATTTCTATgtacaattcaataaaacaaaggaTAACTGACGTCACACAGATTGAATTTGGCATCACGTGTATATaatctgtacagtatgtacattttttaaaaagttttttttttttttttaagttaaatgaTATGTACATATTATTGGCCTTTAATGCTCTAGTTTCGAGATGGCAGCACCTCAATCCAGATATCTCTTCTTTCTTTGTGTCCTCTAAGAGACAAGCAAACGGCACCCCTTACAAAAGTTTATCATGGGATTTTTTGCATGGGATTTTtctagttttcccatgctttccccatggttatgctatgcatttaccatagtttaccctggtttgctataCCTATTCTTTACAAcgctttcactatgatttattacactgtgttatattttttttttactatggggTACTTTTTATAAGGAATGGTGCTGTAAAAAAGACAATCCGGATCTGAATCGGGCCAGTGTATCATTCCAACCCCATATAAAACGTATAAAAATATCCGCAATTGACTTAGGCTTGCTATTTTAACCCATGTGCAATTCGTAGTTTCCAAAGAGGAATACAATCATAAGTCTATCAAAAAGGTACTGCTCCTTCTGACACAACTGAGGGCGATCCTGCCAGTTTTACACTattaagtgtatttgtttttcccGCAAAATACAATTATGTCTTttcttaaaaacatatatatatttgttttatttccaaactCAACCTCAACACTTCCATTCAGGAGACACGGCCAATATCCCTGAGGTACAGCGGACTTGTCAACATGTATCCTAATCGCGGTATCACTTTCCATTCAAGTAAATCTCTTACGAATTCAACATGTGTATGGTctcaaaaaaaaacccactcatTGAAGTGTGCCCAACATCCACGATGCACAGTACAGACATTTTTTAGTTTGTTAAAGACACGTGTATAGTGCACATTCAGAATGATTAGGCAACCCGTTGTGCAACGTGTTTATCCATCTCTCTTCAGAATGATCCAAGGCAGTATTGCCGCCACGATCGCCCCGATGATGATCACAGTTAAAAACAATATTATCCATTGTAACCTGCAACAGCGAGTTTGCCAATTGACAGTTCTAGTAGTGACGTTGGCCGTCTCATCTTCGGACATAGGTCTGCCATGGCCACTGATGGTAAAAATCTGTGAGGGATTAGATTGGCTAGTCAGCGTAGTACCAGTTGTAAGGTCTGAATCACTAGTACCAGTTCTTCTGAATACAAAGTCCAGGATTCGCCTACTTCGTGTTGGTCTGGCAGGGGCTGGACTTCCTAATTCTTCTAATGACTCTAAGGAATTAAACGGAGAAGACGCGCTCAAGGTTATTGGGCGCACGTCGGAGAGGGGGACCTCCAAggtctgcttgatttttttgctCCTGAGAGGAATTGGTTTCTTCTTTTTGATGTATGTCAGGTGCCGGCATATGGGACAGATGATGTTCTTCCGGACGATATCCCCATCTCGGTTAAGGCTGACCAGAGTCTTTACCAGGCAGTCGTGGCAAAAGACGTGCCCACAAGCGAGCGTCCTCTTTGAACCTTCATAACTTTCATAGCACACGGGACACTCGTCCGAGCCGGTTTCGTTTTCATCTGCCTCTTCTGGTTGCAGTGAAGGTGCGTTGTTTTCGTCAGGAGAGTCCGACATTCTTTTTAGCTCAGACCACGTCGGCTAACTCCGAGCATTAGTTTAATACCAACCGCTCACCAGCTCGCAGGGTCGGTGTTGTGTCCCCACTCTTGACAGTCACAGTTTCCACTCCTGACGGATCGTCCTGGAGTAGAAGAAGCATCTGCCCGTGACTTTCTTTTTGTATTCTTATGTTTCAGTCTGCACAGCATCACAGCGCAGGGCGATGAGAGAACACAACGAGCCGGGCTCCGGTCTAATATCTGTGTTATTGAACAGTCTGGGATTCAACCGCAAAAGTGATCTGCATTCTTGCGGTCTGCGATGCGAGGAGTGTCTAAGAGTAGATTAAAGTTGTCGAAGCtgctaaacttgttttttttatttatttgttttcagtttttgatgTGGGTAGTCGTAACCAAAAGCTCTGaaatcaatgtttaaaaaaaagttatgctaCTGAAGTATGCAACACCGCATGAGcaaaaacacctgttcattttttactgttttgtaattgttgGATCTTATAAGCTACACTTATTATGATtgaaaaagtaataataacaaactaTACAATCCTCTCAGTTGTTGGCATCGAAGGACTGTATAGCTCCTTCCGTAAGTaaggatattttatttaacatttttaaaatgttatgtttatgtGAACTCTGTGGAattcgagaagttgccctgcaaAAACTTTGTTGAAACATACATGATTTATAGATACATGGATAGGAAAGTTAACATGGTACGCACACAGTGAGTGACTGGAGGGGATAGTGAAATCTATGGGATAGATAGTGTCAGTCTTAAGGCTCGTATTTCCAGCCCACATGAGTTCTATAAGTAACTCGACCCCATCCAGCATGCGATAAGGCTCTGAAGCACAGGCGCACTGTTGAAAATGTAGCAGTGTAACCAGAATTGGTAGCTTTAtgtaattttaatgtattaaatgtgttttaattaggaTTTTTGATTTCAAAAactctatatactgtatgtgcaattttttttttttttttttttttttttttaagaaatcttaCTTACATATGCAATTGTTGTTACAGGACTCTTTCTGGCTGTTAAGTTGATTTGAGGATTTATGAGAATTGTGATTTtaagagtattttatttatttatttttttattttttggtaatcCTTGGTTTGAGGTGCTGTCATGTACACGTCCTTATAAAGcaattcatgttttaataataaaccatCTTTTCTACCTGcatgtgtatacacacacacacacacacaggaaagtTACTATACAGTACTTTATTGGTGCCGCCACTCGTCTTCCAGCATACTAAGAGCAGGTCTGCCCTCTTGTGTATAAAATCGGTAGTGCAAAAAGAGCTAATTTGATTAAGTATTTCCATTCTAGGTCTTTGTTCTAACCACGTCGTTATAcattacattgaaataaataaaacccttgaCCCAGACTAAGCactgaataaatacattgtaagTATTAAACCTGTAAGAGAACTGAACTCCAGTATCAGGCTTACCTCCCCCAGAGTGTCTAGGATGAATTCACTCTTCTTTCAAGAAATAAAcagtatattatacatacatCTAACAtaaccctttttaaaattgtaattgaatATTTTCTTTGAATCGGCTATTCAGTACCTATGATATTACAATTATAATGTAATGTGCAAAACTCTAACTAAACTAGCTCAGGTATGGCTCAGGTTGGTGCCAAtaatttattattgcattttattgcatACTGGCTATGGGCAATTATTTAGAGATCAGCCCGATGATAGACAATACAATTTTTTTGACACCAAGCCAGTTAACTTACTTCACCAAGCATGTAATTACTTACTGCTACATCTGAATCACCAACTTATAGGGAAACTCTGGCAATTCTACTGCTAAAAACAGTATAGAAAAACAACAAGATTAATAATATATAgctatagaaatgtatttaatactcctaccactaataataataataataataataataataataataataataataataacacctttTCAATTATCCATGGAATATAACTGAACAAGTTTGTGTAGGAAGTTTAGCAAATGGTACACACGACTTGTGCTACCTTATATGGGTTATGCTCATATgtcctgttttattattgttatccaTGGACTGTCTGCTTGTGATGTGCTTGTTTTTGACTCCAAGGACATATATTTAGGTATCAGACTGTCCAGTTTTAATAGTGCAGATACAGCTGGCGCTTGAGCAGTTGTACTTTTACTTATCTCCTGGACATTTCAAACAGCTTGAGCTcatcacagtgtcacagtgtcactgGCACTGGTGTGTGTCCTCAATTTTGGCTACTTCATCAAAATTGGCTACCGGTAGCAAAATAAGCATCAAAATCTCCTCCCTGGTCAAAATCTGATGCCTGGACCAAAGTTTCATCTACAGCTATAAACGTTATTTTTTTGGTCCAGTCAAAACAATCCAACAATCCATCTTGGTGGTTATATAGATAGTAGTGTAAACATATTCTAAATATCGCAGCAATCTGTACCaagtgttatgtgttgtgttgttttgtgtcgCGTTCAAggcatagccccccccccccccccgcgaaCAGTCGTGGCACGAGTGTGCTTTTTGGGTGTCACACGAAAGCTTGCATGCTGCTGTGGGCTGCGTTGCTGTGTGCTGACGCCTTGTGAATAAAGTCCACTGTTTGGCAAACAAGATCTTGATGCGGTCGTCTGGCtctttttatttccaaaatatagCTGAATAATATAACTAAAATTAATATAACTTACTTTCTTAAACTAGCATCAAAACATGACAATAGTTGTACTGGACCTAACACACGAGCCAAACAGCTGTGACatatactaataaataaataaataaataaataaatatagttctCAGAAATACCACATCCTGTGTGTAGTGaaaatgcaatacagtatttTGATGATTGTGTAAGGTCTACCAAGTGATAGATGACTAAAATATATCAGACTTTGATAATGTTCTCTTGAAGGTGGAAACATTTGATGGGTGTGTGTACTGTCAATGTATTGTATGTACAAACATTTTTACTAAGATTCCGgggaatatatataatattatatatatatatatatatatatatatatatatatatatatatatatatatatatatatatatatgtatatatatcccCCTGGGGtcattaattagtcatttagttGCAGTCACGTACAATAAGCCCTATGTTATTCGGGAGCCAAATGACGGAGGTTTACTGCCTAGTGTTTGGATAACATTTATGTGTTTATGTcatcataattaataataataataataataataataataataataataataataatgttaccttTGCAAAACAATCTTACAGATGTGCACCTCAGGTTTCTAATATTACTGTTTCGAGAAAGCGCTGCGCTTCAATGCGAAACACTTGCAGTGTCACCGCATAGGCTgaatttttcttttgcttttttcttttaaaataaataagtaacacaTGGAACGCCTTGTGCAGGTACACTTTAAAGTTCGTAAACCGCCGCTGTCTGTATTTAATCTAAAACGAATTAGTTACATGTggaatgaaatgtaaatatacaaaacacGCATTTCACATTTCGCATTTTTGCTGCGCCCTCCCCTCCTGCCCCCACGGGAAATCTAAGTTTGCGCTGTACGCAAGCTATGCACAGTTGACAGATGGACTACATTGACGTCACACCTGTCCGGTTATATAAATAGGTCTCCTCAACAAGAACACCAAGTAGTCAGCAACACACCGGTACTGAACACCGAACCGCACCGAACCGCACCAGCTGACACGGCTGCAATCACGCTGCTTGCATGATTCAGGTAAGCTCCAGCTCGGGAACCTGCTCCGCGCCCGGCCGGTGGCATGAGCGCATTCCTGTCCCCGCCCCTCGTTCCAGAGGCGTGGTGCGGGTCTGACGCGTGCGTGCCGGAAGCCGAGTGACTCCCAAGAGTCTGGCTGGAGCTTTGATTTGTGAGCAGAGGCGGAGGAGACGCGGACAGACTGGCGGCTGGCGATGTATAGGTTTGCTATACAATAAAAATACCGCCTGTGAATTGTTATGTGTGTGGTTTAATTTTGAATGTCGACGTTGAGAGCGGGGTCGAGTTTTTGTGGGTTTACGTGGGTGGTGTGTAACGTAGGGCGCGTTGCCGTTGCTCCTGCTTATTTGTTGACAGCTGACTGTGCTCCGTCTGACGTGTCATGCTTCTTTCTGGGcttcattttattcataaattGAAAGGGTACACTTCTCCACATGTCATGTTATAAGCAATAAAACGGGCATGAGACCGTGTGTTTGGAAAGATTGCTGCCACGCGGCCTTCGAGTATTTGCTTGAGCTTTATAGTTTCGAATGAAGTGAATTCTGTTTACTGAATTCTTTGCAGCTTAAGTTACAGGACCATTGGTATGCAaagatgtctttcttttttaatgagaTGTAGTGGCAATTTATTGTGAGAGGAATACACCAGTCGCTGTATTTATGCAATTTGGATCGGGCGCGGCTTGctccattttgtgtgtgtgtgttctgctaCGGTGCTGTGTAGGAAGTGTCCGGCTAACCTGCAAGTGGTTCGTTCATCACAGGCTGGGAATGACTGAGCTAAGGCTTGATTTGGGAAGAGATCTGTCGGGTTTATGTAAATGGTATTGATCGATATCCATGCTTTCCTACAGTGCCTGGAACTAGCAGTCGGGGAGTCAGCATTTTcacatcaaaacattttaaagtaaatgctCACTTATTAAGTAGCTACTTGGACCACGCTACTTTGGAACCGGTGGTGTCACAGCAGATGTTTAGTATGattttatatttgattattttttggtAGGAATTTTTgctggttttagtttttttataactACTGCAGTTATTTATCTACTTATAGTTATTTATCTCTTGTTAACCGCGGTGATGCTCACTATTTACTGTTGACATGTTGTGATTACACAAATGTTTGCACAGCCAATGTTGTGGCTGTTGTTGTATACTTGTTTTAATGTACCTGTATGTGGATCCACCTTAAATAAAGGAAAACTTATGTTGTAGAATTCAGAGTTGTTCCTCACGCCTCCTGGAATAATAATAGATCAATCCGGGGTATTCACAGTTCCATGAACAGCCTCATTTACAGAAAGCCTCTGCTGTGATAGTGTCTCTTGGCGTGATTGGTTTGTAATACGGAAACAGCCAATTGCCCAAAGGCAGGTAAGAATACAGTGATTGAGTTGACATGGTTACTTCCTGATGGTAAAGATTATTATAATTCCACAAGTTTATCACATTGTCTTGTTGTCTGTGATCATTTATTTAACACtttgatcaacaaaaaaacaaattcatgCCATTTGTGGATTTTAGGATTGAACATTATGAGTGAACAGATTCTATTTCTGGatcaaacaaaacttttttttatagctgataCAGTATTTGCATTGATTAAGTGGGAAATCTACAGAACATTTAAACTGTCAAACTGCATTTATTTAGGCTAATTGGACACACTTTGGAAGGTTCACAAGGCTAGCTGCTAACCCTAGCTGTTATACTTTGAAACATTGAACAATGTGTTTGTTACTGTAACTCAAGTTATTTTGCTATTAATAGGGCAGCCTGGGGGAGGGGGTTGGTTGTTAGGTGGTCCTAATTTTACAtcaaaacattttcacagatCAGCCTTTTGGAAAAATTATATCGGATCACTGGTAAAATGTGGACATTATGTTTAACTTGTGAATTAGTAGACTGATCTCTAGCCTTAGGGGGGAAATGATTCACAACCTGCTtacgagaaagaaaaaaaaaactgaagaaaaataaaggcTTAGCATCAAAATAAAGGACCTGTAACcttcagtcattaggggaagcagttgGTTATTTCACAGCTTCACGCCACATCTTATGCACAGTTTTAAGAGAACCGAACTATGTTGCTTATATGCAGAATAATCTCATCTGTTAACATTTAACTTGTGGTAAACCGTGAGTCATTGGCTGCAAAatactgagacaaaaaaaaaaaagagaaattttaCTTTTTGTGGCTCTTTGTGGTTTATACTACATTCATAATCCTGGATGGATTCTGAGAAATCTGTTTTCATGGGGAAAGTTTTGAAACTTGGATCTGTTTTCATTAAGCTTGCCTCAAACTAAATTTCATAccatatatacagtaatccgtcgtaTATCCAACtatggtgggaccagagtaagggccaATATttaaaagtcggatgaatgaatcctgttttaaataccgttatacacagctgtaactattacaataattcacacaattattgttttgagattcagcttttattagggagctctcaTAAattccttgtttagaaagatacagggtattaaaaaCTTTGTTAGAAACTAACTCCCACACTCT
Protein-coding sequences here:
- the LOC121296142 gene encoding RING finger protein 222-like — encoded protein: MSDSPDENNAPSLQPEEADENETGSDECPVCYESYEGSKRTLACGHVFCHDCLVKTLVSLNRDGDIVRKNIICPICRHLTYIKKKKPIPLRSKKIKQTLEVPLSDVRPITLSASSPFNSLESLEELGSPAPARPTRSRRILDFVFRRTGTSDSDLTTGTTLTSQSNPSQIFTISGHGRPMSEDETANVTTRTVNWQTRCCRLQWIILFLTVIIIGAIVAAILPWIILKRDG